A window of Amycolatopsis australiensis contains these coding sequences:
- a CDS encoding GNAT family N-acetyltransferase: MTDETRVVDNPDEDRYELWAGEKLAGFAQYDLRGDLTVFTHTEIDDAFSGQGLGKVLASGALDDVVAKGRTIVPVCPFIAGYLKKHPGYEDHVRWPKG; encoded by the coding sequence ATGACCGACGAGACCCGCGTGGTCGACAACCCCGACGAAGACCGGTACGAGCTGTGGGCGGGGGAGAAGCTCGCCGGGTTCGCGCAGTACGACCTGCGCGGCGACCTCACCGTGTTCACCCACACCGAGATCGACGACGCGTTCTCCGGGCAGGGCCTCGGCAAGGTCCTGGCTTCCGGCGCGCTGGACGACGTCGTCGCGAAGGGCCGGACCATCGTGCCGGTCTGCCCGTTCATCGCCGGGTACCTGAAGAAGCACCCGGGCTACGAGGACCACGTCCGGTGGCCGAAAGGCTGA
- a CDS encoding terpene synthase family protein: MPEQPFVLPEFYLPHPARLNPHLERARAHSKAWARELDMIDVPQRGTVIWTEHDLDSHDYALLCAYTHPDAGAEELDLVTDWYVWVFYFDDHFLELYKRTGDIDGAQAHLDRIELFMPTGGEITATPGNPVERGLADLWTRTIPQRSAAWRRRFAGSTKALLEESLWELANINEGRLANPIEYVEMRRKVGGAPWSANLVEHAAHAEVPDEIAATRPMEVLRDCFADSVHLRNDLFSYQREVHDEGELSNGVLVVEKFLGLTTQEAADAVNDLITSRLHQFEHTALTEVPALFDEHGVDPAARAATFAYVKGLQDWQAGGHEWHLRSSRYMNEGALDGRGPSLSSVLATAPQRLRAYSHTPFRAVSVPPRRFEPPFPVRLNPHLDTCRRRNVDWARRTGLLDGVVWDERKLRAADLPLCAAGIRPDATAGELDVTAGWLTWSTYADDYFQTVFGASRDLAAAKACHERLALFMADGSPAPLNPLEAALADLWPRTPNRLAVRRAAESMTSSWLWRLVNLAQNRIPDPIDHVEMRRRTFGAELTMSLAFPLLRTRAAQTLEHTAADYGGLLNDLRSYRKEIQFEGELNNGVLVVRSFLGCSEERAYQVVADLADARLAEFRHAAAAAPDVPPDYVDGLRDWLAGTAHWHENAGRYRETELGHHPRFGGPTGIGTSSLRISSLLPAGR; encoded by the coding sequence GTGCCCGAGCAGCCGTTCGTCCTCCCCGAGTTCTACCTGCCCCACCCGGCGCGGCTGAACCCGCACCTCGAACGCGCCCGCGCGCACAGCAAGGCGTGGGCACGCGAGCTGGACATGATCGACGTCCCGCAGCGCGGCACGGTGATCTGGACCGAGCACGACCTCGACTCCCACGACTACGCGCTGCTCTGCGCCTACACGCACCCGGACGCCGGCGCCGAAGAGCTGGACCTGGTCACCGACTGGTACGTCTGGGTGTTCTACTTCGACGACCACTTCCTCGAGCTGTACAAGCGCACCGGCGACATCGACGGCGCCCAGGCCCACCTCGACCGGATCGAGCTGTTCATGCCCACCGGGGGCGAGATCACCGCGACACCGGGAAACCCGGTCGAGCGCGGCCTGGCCGATCTGTGGACCCGGACGATCCCGCAGCGCTCGGCGGCCTGGCGGCGGCGGTTCGCCGGCAGCACGAAGGCGCTGCTGGAAGAGTCGCTGTGGGAGCTGGCCAACATCAACGAAGGACGCCTGGCCAACCCGATCGAGTACGTCGAGATGCGGCGGAAGGTCGGCGGCGCGCCGTGGTCGGCGAACCTGGTCGAGCACGCCGCGCACGCCGAAGTTCCCGACGAGATCGCCGCGACGCGGCCGATGGAGGTCCTGCGCGACTGCTTCGCCGACAGCGTCCACCTGCGCAACGACCTGTTCTCCTACCAGCGGGAAGTGCACGACGAGGGCGAGCTGTCCAACGGGGTGCTCGTCGTCGAGAAGTTCCTCGGCCTGACCACGCAGGAGGCGGCCGACGCCGTCAACGACCTCATCACGTCCCGGCTGCACCAGTTCGAGCACACCGCGCTGACCGAGGTGCCCGCGCTGTTCGACGAGCACGGCGTCGACCCCGCGGCCCGCGCGGCGACGTTCGCCTACGTCAAGGGCCTGCAGGACTGGCAAGCCGGCGGGCACGAATGGCACCTGCGGTCGAGCCGGTACATGAACGAAGGCGCACTGGACGGCCGCGGGCCGAGCCTCTCGTCCGTCCTCGCCACGGCCCCGCAACGGCTGCGGGCCTACAGCCACACGCCGTTCCGCGCGGTTTCGGTTCCGCCGCGGCGGTTCGAGCCGCCGTTCCCCGTGCGGCTGAACCCGCACCTCGACACCTGCCGGCGCCGCAACGTCGACTGGGCGCGCCGCACCGGGCTGCTCGACGGGGTGGTGTGGGACGAGCGGAAGCTGCGGGCGGCCGACCTGCCGCTGTGCGCGGCGGGCATCCGGCCGGACGCGACCGCCGGAGAACTCGACGTCACGGCCGGCTGGCTGACGTGGAGCACGTACGCCGACGACTACTTCCAGACGGTGTTCGGCGCGTCCCGCGACCTCGCCGCGGCGAAGGCGTGCCACGAACGGCTGGCGCTGTTCATGGCGGACGGCTCGCCGGCCCCGCTCAACCCGCTCGAAGCAGCGCTCGCCGACCTCTGGCCGCGGACGCCGAACCGGCTCGCGGTGCGGCGCGCGGCGGAGTCGATGACGTCGAGCTGGCTGTGGCGGCTGGTGAACCTGGCGCAGAACCGGATCCCGGACCCGATCGACCACGTCGAGATGCGGCGCCGCACGTTCGGCGCCGAGCTCACGATGAGCCTCGCGTTCCCGCTGCTGCGCACCCGCGCGGCGCAGACCCTCGAGCACACCGCGGCCGACTACGGCGGCCTGCTCAACGACCTGCGCTCCTACCGCAAGGAAATCCAGTTCGAAGGCGAGCTGAACAACGGCGTGCTGGTGGTGCGCAGCTTCCTCGGCTGCTCCGAGGAACGCGCGTACCAGGTGGTCGCCGATCTGGCCGACGCCCGGCTCGCGGAGTTCCGGCACGCGGCGGCCGCGGCCCCGGACGTACCACCGGATTACGTCGACGGTCTCCGCGACTGGCTGGCCGGCACCGCCCACTGGCACGAGAACGCCGGGCGGTACCGGGAGACGGAACTGGGCCACCACCCCCGGTTCGGCGGCCCGACCGGCATCGGGACGTCGTCGCTGCGGATCTCGTCGCTGCTGCCCGCCGGTCGCTGA